A window of the Streptomyces luomodiensis genome harbors these coding sequences:
- a CDS encoding carbohydrate ABC transporter permease, producing MSTATADGAATPGRASSAPPAKRPSAKSKKGVLGTRPWLAAVFLLPALVLLGALVVYPIGYSVYRSFFDASGNGFVGLDNYQEMFSDDATKTAIKNNIIWLILAPTVSTALGLIFAVLTERVRWATAFKLVVFMPMAISMLAAGIIFRLVYEQDPDKGVANAMWVSVHDSFSESPPFPGAHPRPTAGLTESSNGSFTTRDTVRAGSPAALPLVAAKRDDISGAQDAKAAKAEPGKVTGTVWFDFTRGGGGEQGVIDKGEKAMADLKIEAVKDGKVVAKTTTSADGTYTLPAEAEGARLRLPAWNFSEPYNGVDWLGPSIVTPAIIGAYVWIWAGFAMVLIAAGLAGVPRELMEAARMDGANEWQVFRRITVPLLAPVLSVVVVTLMINVMKIFDLVYIIAPGPSQDDANVLALQLFQSSFGTDVNQGLGSAIAVLLLLLVLPIMFINIRRIRRESRR from the coding sequence ATGTCGACCGCGACAGCGGACGGCGCGGCCACACCTGGCCGGGCGTCGTCCGCCCCACCGGCAAAGCGACCGAGCGCGAAGAGCAAGAAGGGCGTCCTGGGCACCCGGCCCTGGCTGGCGGCGGTGTTCCTGCTGCCCGCCCTGGTGCTGCTGGGGGCGCTCGTCGTCTATCCGATCGGCTACTCCGTCTACCGGAGCTTCTTCGACGCCTCCGGCAACGGCTTCGTCGGCCTGGACAACTACCAGGAGATGTTCTCCGACGACGCCACCAAGACGGCGATCAAGAACAACATCATCTGGCTGATCCTGGCCCCGACGGTCTCCACCGCCCTGGGCCTGATCTTCGCCGTGCTCACCGAACGGGTGCGCTGGGCCACCGCCTTCAAGCTGGTCGTCTTCATGCCGATGGCGATCTCGATGCTGGCGGCGGGCATCATCTTCCGGCTGGTCTACGAACAGGACCCGGACAAGGGCGTGGCCAACGCCATGTGGGTGAGCGTGCACGACTCCTTCAGCGAGTCGCCGCCGTTCCCCGGCGCCCATCCGCGTCCCACCGCCGGACTGACCGAGTCGTCCAACGGCTCGTTCACCACCCGGGACACCGTCCGGGCCGGCAGCCCGGCCGCGCTGCCGCTGGTCGCGGCCAAGCGCGATGACATCAGCGGGGCGCAGGACGCCAAGGCCGCCAAGGCCGAGCCGGGGAAGGTGACCGGCACCGTCTGGTTCGACTTCACCCGGGGCGGCGGTGGCGAACAGGGCGTCATCGACAAGGGCGAGAAGGCGATGGCCGACCTCAAGATCGAGGCGGTCAAGGACGGCAAGGTCGTCGCGAAGACGACGACGTCGGCGGACGGTACGTACACCCTTCCCGCCGAGGCCGAGGGCGCCCGGCTGCGGCTGCCCGCCTGGAACTTCTCCGAGCCGTACAACGGGGTGGACTGGCTCGGCCCGTCCATCGTCACCCCGGCCATCATCGGGGCGTACGTCTGGATCTGGGCCGGTTTCGCGATGGTGCTGATCGCGGCGGGGCTCGCCGGGGTGCCGCGTGAGCTGATGGAGGCCGCGCGGATGGACGGCGCCAATGAGTGGCAGGTCTTCCGGCGGATCACCGTGCCGCTGCTGGCGCCGGTGCTCTCGGTCGTCGTCGTCACGCTGATGATCAACGTGATGAAGATCTTCGACCTGGTCTACATCATCGCGCCGGGCCCGTCGCAGGACGACGCCAACGTACTGGCCCTCCAGCTCTTCCAGTCGTCCTTCGGCACCGACGTCAACCAGGGCCTCGGCAGCGCGATCGCCGTGCTGCTGCTGTTGCTCGTCCTGCCCATCATGTTCATCAACATCCGCCGCATCCGAAGGGAGAGCCGCCGATGA
- a CDS encoding carbohydrate ABC transporter permease, translating into MTSADTVVQAKQPLIARIAARAGGGALRVVLILIGLLWLMPTAGLLLSSLRDPAQVDLSGWWKVFTDPGQLTFSGYDNLLGNQQITDSLWTTLAITVPATLLVVVIGALAGYAFAWMDFPGRDWWFLIVVGLLVVPVQVALIPVAKLFGEIGIFQTTTGVVLFHTAFGLPFAIFLLRNFFAEIPRELLEAARLDGAGELRLFVRVVLPLGGPAIASLGIFQFLWVWNDMLVALIFADSGNPPITVALQQQVRQFGNNIDILGPGAFVSMLIPLAVFFAFQRQFVAGVMAGAVK; encoded by the coding sequence ATGACCAGCGCGGACACGGTCGTACAGGCGAAGCAGCCCCTGATCGCGCGGATCGCCGCCCGCGCCGGCGGCGGGGCGCTGCGGGTCGTCCTCATCCTGATCGGCCTGCTGTGGCTGATGCCGACCGCCGGACTGCTGCTGTCCTCCCTGCGCGACCCGGCGCAGGTGGACCTCTCGGGGTGGTGGAAGGTCTTCACCGACCCCGGACAGCTCACCTTCAGCGGCTACGACAACCTGCTGGGCAACCAGCAGATCACCGATTCGCTGTGGACCACGCTCGCGATCACCGTCCCGGCCACACTGCTGGTCGTGGTGATCGGCGCCCTGGCCGGCTACGCCTTCGCCTGGATGGACTTCCCCGGCCGCGACTGGTGGTTCCTCATCGTGGTCGGCCTGCTGGTGGTCCCCGTCCAGGTCGCGCTGATCCCGGTCGCCAAGCTCTTCGGCGAGATCGGCATCTTCCAGACCACCACCGGCGTGGTGCTCTTCCACACCGCCTTCGGCCTGCCCTTCGCCATCTTCCTGCTGCGGAACTTCTTCGCGGAGATCCCCCGGGAGCTGCTGGAGGCGGCCCGCCTGGACGGCGCGGGCGAACTGCGGCTCTTCGTCCGCGTGGTCCTGCCGCTGGGCGGCCCGGCCATCGCCTCACTCGGCATCTTCCAGTTCCTGTGGGTCTGGAACGACATGCTGGTCGCCCTGATCTTCGCGGACAGCGGCAACCCGCCGATCACGGTCGCGCTGCAACAGCAGGTCCGGCAGTTCGGCAACAACATCGACATCCTGGGCCCCGGCGCCTTCGTCTCGATGCTCATCCCGCTGGCCGTCTTCTTCGCCTTCCAGCGGCAGTTCGTGGCGGGTGTGATGGCGGGCGCGGTGAAGTAA
- a CDS encoding ATP-binding protein, giving the protein MDNTVLKTTTAPDPEPELRELTQQLPATPRGARLARRLAVRRMEEWGYPPASDASCTVALLVAELASNAVRHGRVPGRDFRLRLACATATRTIRIEVSDAREDRLPAIPPTPLTTDDESGRGLLLVDLLATRWGTAPRVPVGKTVWAECGAP; this is encoded by the coding sequence ATGGACAACACCGTGCTGAAGACGACCACGGCGCCGGACCCGGAACCCGAACTCCGGGAACTCACCCAGCAGTTGCCCGCCACGCCGCGCGGCGCGCGCCTCGCCCGGCGGCTCGCCGTGCGGCGCATGGAGGAGTGGGGCTATCCGCCCGCGTCGGACGCCTCCTGCACGGTGGCTCTGCTGGTGGCGGAGCTGGCCTCCAACGCGGTACGGCATGGCCGCGTACCCGGAAGGGATTTCCGTCTCCGCCTCGCCTGCGCGACCGCGACGCGGACGATCCGTATCGAGGTCTCGGACGCCCGTGAGGACCGGCTCCCGGCCATTCCGCCGACGCCCCTGACGACCGATGACGAATCGGGCCGTGGTCTGCTCCTGGTGGACCTGTTGGCCACCCGCTGGGGCACGGCCCCTCGTGTCCCCGTGGGCAAGACGGTGTGGGCGGAGTGCGGTGCGCCATGA
- a CDS encoding helix-turn-helix domain-containing protein: MAALFGSRVRRLRTAAGLTQAELGERTHVVSTRITQIERASGAKPTFELARTLDTVLGADSLLIDMWPYVYREAFPDWSRAFMAYSERAVSIREYAAQVVPGLLQTEDYARAVLSLDPLLSGERQLEERVTARLGRQERLRSPDRPELWVVLDEAVLRRPIGSHAVMRSQFGRLLEAAAEPDITVQVLPFDQGGHEAMGGSLTVLTLPDDVEVSYKEGADFGQLVEEPADVKRYAVTYDRLRAASLPPLMSLDMIRSVMEGNDRGASVPSRSERRRVAQEQLQQSGGWQLRGGGRRHTRRRPRP, translated from the coding sequence ATGGCTGCCCTTTTCGGGTCGCGGGTCCGCAGACTCCGCACGGCGGCCGGTCTGACCCAGGCCGAGCTGGGCGAGAGGACGCATGTGGTCAGCACCCGGATCACCCAGATCGAGCGGGCGTCCGGAGCGAAACCGACGTTCGAGCTGGCACGGACGCTCGACACGGTGCTCGGGGCGGACAGCCTGCTCATCGACATGTGGCCGTACGTCTACCGGGAGGCGTTCCCGGACTGGTCGCGGGCGTTCATGGCGTACTCGGAGCGGGCGGTGTCCATTCGTGAGTACGCCGCGCAAGTAGTACCCGGCCTGTTGCAGACGGAGGACTACGCACGGGCCGTGCTGAGCCTCGACCCTCTACTCAGCGGCGAGCGGCAGTTGGAGGAGCGCGTCACCGCTCGTCTCGGACGGCAGGAGCGGCTCCGTTCCCCGGACCGTCCGGAATTATGGGTGGTCCTGGACGAGGCCGTGTTACGTCGCCCGATCGGTAGCCACGCAGTAATGCGATCCCAGTTTGGTCGGTTGCTGGAGGCGGCAGCCGAACCAGACATCACCGTGCAGGTGCTGCCGTTCGACCAGGGCGGTCATGAGGCAATGGGCGGATCCCTAACAGTGCTGACCCTGCCGGACGACGTCGAGGTCTCCTACAAGGAGGGGGCTGACTTCGGTCAACTCGTCGAGGAACCAGCGGATGTGAAGCGCTACGCGGTGACCTACGATCGGCTGCGGGCAGCATCCCTGCCCCCACTCATGTCGCTCGACATGATCCGATCCGTGATGGAGGGCAACGACCGTGGAGCGAGTGTCCCGTCCCGATCTGAACGGCGCCGTGTGGCGCAGGAGCAGCTACAGCAATCAGGCGGGTGGCAACTGCGTGGAGGTGGCCGACGGCATACCCGGCGTCGTCCCCGTCCGTGA
- a CDS encoding DUF397 domain-containing protein, producing the protein MADGIPGVVPVRDSKRPDGPALVFPAASWTAFVDALTTGRSL; encoded by the coding sequence GTGGCCGACGGCATACCCGGCGTCGTCCCCGTCCGTGACAGCAAGCGGCCCGACGGTCCCGCGCTGGTCTTCCCGGCGGCCTCCTGGACCGCCTTCGTTGATGCACTGACGACCGGCCGCAGCCTCTGA
- a CDS encoding DUF397 domain-containing protein — MAGLDSNVVYWRKSSYSNQEGGNCVEVAGLDLNSVAWRTSSYSNQEGGDCVEVGDMTRVVPVRDSKHPDGPVLVFPAASWAAFVDALTTGRSL; from the coding sequence GTGGCTGGCCTCGACTCGAACGTCGTTTACTGGCGCAAGAGCAGCTATAGCAACCAGGAAGGCGGTAACTGTGTCGAGGTAGCGGGCCTCGACCTGAACAGCGTCGCCTGGCGCACGAGCAGCTACAGCAATCAGGAGGGCGGCGACTGCGTCGAGGTAGGCGACATGACCAGGGTCGTTCCCGTCCGTGACAGCAAGCACCCCGACGGACCGGTGCTGGTCTTCCCGGCGGCCTCCTGGGCCGCCTTCGTTGATGCACTGACGACCGGCCGCAGCCTCTGA
- a CDS encoding DUF4232 domain-containing protein yields the protein MKSKLTAVAIAAVVVAGTAATAIPASAATAKAAPTRCHTADLEAGFATGDDAKPEMDQTEQTQAYIWFTNQSNRTCTLSGFAGVDMVGAQTTDGTWSLARSSKTSEKIALEPGDTTGFTINLLPVADSTPQEEKFVPAKFLVTPPDETEHFTLEWPFGGQILKQDGATHPGTYLNPVGL from the coding sequence ATGAAGAGCAAACTGACCGCTGTGGCCATTGCGGCCGTCGTCGTCGCGGGCACCGCCGCTACCGCCATCCCGGCCTCGGCCGCCACCGCCAAGGCCGCGCCGACCCGCTGCCACACCGCCGACCTGGAGGCCGGCTTCGCCACGGGGGATGACGCGAAGCCGGAGATGGATCAGACCGAGCAGACCCAGGCGTACATCTGGTTCACCAACCAGAGCAACCGCACCTGCACCCTGTCCGGCTTCGCGGGTGTCGACATGGTTGGCGCTCAGACGACCGACGGCACCTGGTCGCTGGCGCGCTCCTCCAAGACGTCCGAGAAGATCGCCCTGGAGCCGGGAGATACGACGGGCTTCACCATCAACCTGCTCCCGGTGGCCGATTCCACTCCGCAGGAGGAGAAGTTCGTTCCGGCGAAGTTCCTGGTCACCCCGCCGGACGAGACGGAGCACTTCACCCTGGAGTGGCCGTTCGGCGGCCAGATCCTCAAGCAGGACGGCGCCACCCACCCGGGCACGTACCTCAACCCGGTCGGGCTGTAA
- a CDS encoding KGGVGR-motif variant AAA ATPase, whose amino-acid sequence MAGLNGLEGLTPPEHLFTWVDVDEHLTALASAGQWPSWLRAADGWWDGLELVVSSGTEAEEAKRWLDEAFGAGSTEWRDSILMLRLDDPRTADFTGMPVILSPEPENANPPRRIPLLREKHITSQLAHPLERPADDRLPADVQLVAFHSFKGGVGRTVHAVAMADAIARRGGSVLLIDADLEAPGITWMHKAQGGQLDFCYEDLLALLQGSEDGSWSAAVDIAAEYLPNQQVGRFASGGRVTVLPTSRRPQLGPPRIEPADLLAPGRPAYFLTEALAALAARAGADTVVVDLRAGASELSAPILLDPRVQRVFVTTLSHQSLAGTETLLKQLGRRAPALQGTDPASSVIITQFRQDVHESQAQEARNQLRTAVLSSLRQPDGTADMDAGSGETGEVDSGVLSQPLLSPFREELLALPSSWDAVLRVLESCNVTDALESIVPTPVTRTEPKADGPQADVDYTMLRQRLADTAQPLIYAERAGMSSASGFLVTDPLRRLLGDHRTEPPLALVVGAKGAGKTFMYAKACAARTWSEFAEQSDIKGVRLSLPVVPVLESDNLDYDDLTTQDLRESFAAIHSEAADTAGTSQEIKDRLRKGFATLDARDELSWRKLWLECLAIAAGVPMSARDDAEAALTDLGKRARAVFVIDGLEDLLQTLDSEVKHTALRVLLIDVLAWLRSLRGRPLGLVVFVRRDLVKRAVRQNSEQLLARYEPYALRWDKEEALRLALWVTAHADALPEPMPESEIAELPYDALVEALIPVWGWKMGTEKSKEARSHLWVPAALGDFRDQVQARDVVVFLAEAARQSIPQAQWEDRVLVPSAMRKALLACSRIKISAIQDESQEIGNLLSRLQQVREPVTVPFWLEEVGLEVQEADFLVDSGVFARGNDGRYWVAEIYRHGLGYGSERRAKVLWRK is encoded by the coding sequence GTGGCCGGTTTGAATGGACTGGAAGGGCTGACGCCCCCAGAACACCTGTTCACCTGGGTAGACGTCGATGAACACCTGACGGCTTTGGCCTCTGCGGGACAGTGGCCCTCATGGCTGCGCGCGGCGGATGGCTGGTGGGATGGCTTAGAGCTCGTGGTGTCCAGCGGCACAGAAGCCGAAGAGGCGAAACGGTGGCTGGACGAGGCATTCGGAGCAGGTTCGACCGAATGGCGTGACAGCATCCTGATGCTGCGGCTCGACGACCCGCGAACGGCCGATTTCACGGGCATGCCCGTCATTCTCAGCCCGGAGCCGGAGAACGCGAACCCACCGCGTCGTATCCCACTGTTGCGCGAGAAGCACATCACCTCGCAGCTGGCCCATCCGCTGGAGCGCCCCGCCGACGATCGGCTTCCCGCCGATGTACAACTGGTGGCGTTCCACTCGTTCAAAGGGGGAGTCGGGCGCACAGTGCACGCCGTCGCAATGGCCGACGCCATTGCCCGTCGAGGCGGAAGCGTCCTGCTGATCGACGCGGACCTTGAAGCGCCGGGAATCACGTGGATGCACAAGGCTCAGGGAGGCCAGCTCGACTTCTGTTACGAGGATCTGCTCGCCCTGCTTCAGGGGTCCGAGGATGGAAGCTGGTCCGCTGCCGTGGACATCGCCGCCGAGTACCTGCCGAACCAACAAGTCGGACGGTTCGCAAGCGGTGGCCGTGTGACCGTGCTCCCCACGAGCAGAAGGCCACAGTTGGGGCCGCCGCGCATCGAACCGGCGGATTTACTGGCGCCTGGACGCCCAGCGTATTTCCTGACGGAGGCGCTGGCGGCGCTCGCCGCACGTGCGGGTGCGGACACCGTGGTGGTGGATCTGCGAGCTGGAGCATCCGAACTGTCGGCACCCATCCTGCTCGACCCACGCGTCCAACGTGTCTTCGTCACCACTCTGAGCCACCAGTCCCTCGCGGGTACCGAGACGTTACTGAAGCAACTAGGACGACGAGCGCCGGCGCTCCAGGGTACCGACCCAGCAAGCTCGGTGATCATTACCCAGTTCCGGCAGGATGTGCACGAAAGCCAAGCGCAAGAGGCACGGAACCAGTTGAGAACTGCGGTGCTCTCCTCGCTGAGGCAGCCCGATGGCACAGCGGACATGGATGCCGGCTCCGGTGAAACCGGTGAAGTTGACTCGGGTGTTCTGTCACAACCCCTGCTCAGTCCATTCCGGGAAGAGCTGCTCGCCCTCCCGTCCAGCTGGGACGCCGTACTGCGCGTGCTGGAAAGCTGCAATGTGACAGACGCTTTGGAATCGATCGTGCCCACTCCGGTCACCCGGACGGAGCCTAAGGCGGACGGGCCACAGGCTGATGTCGATTACACGATGCTTCGCCAGCGCCTCGCGGACACCGCGCAGCCACTCATCTATGCCGAGCGAGCGGGCATGTCCTCGGCCAGCGGCTTCCTTGTGACCGATCCACTCCGCAGACTGCTGGGGGACCATCGCACAGAGCCCCCACTGGCCCTTGTCGTAGGTGCTAAAGGGGCCGGCAAGACCTTTATGTACGCGAAGGCGTGCGCAGCTCGGACGTGGAGCGAGTTCGCCGAGCAGTCGGACATCAAGGGTGTCCGACTGTCCCTGCCGGTCGTCCCCGTGCTGGAGTCCGACAACCTCGACTATGACGACCTGACGACTCAGGATCTCAGAGAATCCTTCGCCGCCATCCACAGCGAAGCAGCGGACACAGCCGGAACGTCTCAAGAGATCAAGGACCGTCTGAGGAAGGGTTTTGCCACACTTGATGCCCGCGACGAGTTGAGTTGGCGGAAATTGTGGCTCGAGTGTCTGGCCATCGCGGCAGGCGTTCCGATGTCGGCCCGGGACGACGCGGAAGCGGCACTCACAGACCTGGGTAAGCGGGCGCGAGCGGTGTTCGTCATCGACGGGCTCGAGGACCTGTTGCAGACCCTGGACAGCGAGGTCAAGCACACAGCACTGCGCGTCCTTCTGATCGACGTGCTTGCCTGGTTGCGTTCGCTGCGCGGGCGCCCTCTCGGCTTGGTCGTCTTCGTACGCCGAGATCTGGTGAAGCGGGCGGTCCGGCAGAACAGCGAGCAACTCCTCGCCCGATACGAACCGTATGCGCTGCGCTGGGACAAAGAGGAAGCGCTGCGCCTCGCGCTGTGGGTCACCGCGCATGCCGACGCCCTGCCCGAGCCCATGCCAGAGTCTGAGATCGCGGAGCTGCCCTACGACGCTCTGGTGGAAGCCCTCATCCCGGTGTGGGGGTGGAAAATGGGTACGGAGAAATCCAAGGAAGCACGCTCCCACCTATGGGTGCCCGCCGCTCTCGGGGACTTCAGGGACCAGGTGCAGGCCAGGGACGTCGTGGTATTCCTGGCCGAAGCAGCTCGTCAGTCGATTCCCCAGGCACAGTGGGAAGACCGCGTGCTCGTACCAAGCGCCATGCGCAAAGCACTGCTCGCATGCAGCAGAATCAAAATCAGCGCGATCCAAGACGAAAGCCAGGAGATCGGTAATCTGTTGAGCCGACTCCAGCAGGTCCGCGAGCCCGTCACGGTGCCTTTCTGGCTGGAGGAGGTAGGGCTGGAGGTACAGGAAGCGGACTTTCTCGTGGACTCCGGCGTCTTCGCACGAGGCAACGATGGCCGCTACTGGGTAGCCGAGATCTACCGGCACGGGCTGGGATACGGCAGTGAGCGAAGGGCCAAGGTGCTGTGGCGGAAGTAA
- a CDS encoding stealth family protein has translation MPRRPMGCAVPRFTMPLTAPPAAPRPWLAEPPPLVRGYRRTVPLPLRRAVVAVTGPGLRRAALRGLGGLSAVSGALWLRRVRWRMRRAGLLAGAGRMVVADRSVTAGRRGVAHVATLVPCPTPLFGRAENLRLVCAALDRACLDHFVVRCYDDAGSAVGVRADQRAEVVEALTALCAEEAGYVSLPPRPGPAAAPPRFGGTRRAWRRLAAAPVVRFTRFHADPGGRLVLGPAHGCDVEFWEPGGQGEERVLTAPRCNRATASVPLVGEPVRACGQLFTRLAPAIGWQPGPLVRTRPEFLTRLPDEVRFPIDVVYTWVDGSDPQWQRRRAALADGGYHAEAANAARYANRDELRYSLRSLYLYAPWVRHIYLVTDRQVPDWLATSHPGVTVVDHHDIFDDPGVLPTFNSHAIETRLHHIDGLAEHFLYFNDDVFLGSPVTPQDFFLANGVSKFFPSRALIPLTPVGPGDVPGSAAGKNNRALLEERFGTAVTQKMKHTPHALRTSVLAEIEREFPEAVRATTASRVRSASDISVPSSLHHYYAFLTGRAVPAQLRHDYVDLAQPTVRARLAGLLRTRHCQAFCLNDTVSSEHDLEDQPALVRAFLDAYFPLPSPLERAVTRQETRYGLRAGGRGVSAGAGAART, from the coding sequence GTGCCGCGTCGACCGATGGGATGCGCCGTGCCCCGGTTCACGATGCCCCTCACCGCACCGCCCGCCGCTCCCCGTCCCTGGCTCGCCGAGCCGCCGCCGTTGGTGCGCGGGTACCGGCGTACGGTGCCGCTGCCGTTGCGTCGCGCGGTTGTCGCCGTGACCGGTCCCGGGCTGCGCCGGGCGGCCCTGCGGGGCCTCGGTGGGCTGTCGGCCGTCTCCGGTGCGCTGTGGCTGCGCCGGGTGCGGTGGCGGATGCGCCGGGCGGGGCTGCTGGCGGGGGCCGGACGGATGGTGGTCGCCGACCGGTCGGTGACGGCCGGCCGGCGAGGTGTCGCCCATGTGGCGACCCTGGTCCCCTGCCCCACCCCGCTGTTCGGGCGCGCCGAGAATCTGCGGCTGGTGTGCGCGGCCCTGGACCGGGCGTGCCTGGACCACTTCGTGGTCCGCTGCTACGACGATGCCGGCTCGGCCGTGGGCGTCCGGGCCGATCAGCGGGCGGAGGTGGTCGAGGCGCTGACCGCGCTGTGTGCCGAGGAGGCCGGCTATGTCTCACTGCCCCCGCGGCCCGGCCCGGCGGCGGCCCCGCCCCGGTTCGGCGGTACGCGACGGGCCTGGCGGCGGCTGGCCGCCGCCCCCGTGGTCCGTTTCACCCGTTTCCACGCCGACCCCGGCGGACGGCTGGTCCTCGGCCCGGCGCACGGCTGCGACGTCGAGTTCTGGGAGCCCGGCGGGCAGGGCGAGGAGCGGGTGCTGACCGCGCCGCGCTGCAACCGCGCCACCGCGTCGGTGCCGCTGGTGGGCGAGCCGGTCCGCGCCTGCGGCCAGCTGTTCACCCGGCTCGCCCCGGCCATCGGCTGGCAGCCGGGGCCGCTGGTGCGCACCCGCCCGGAGTTCCTCACCCGGCTGCCGGACGAGGTTCGCTTCCCCATCGACGTCGTCTACACCTGGGTCGACGGCTCGGACCCGCAGTGGCAGCGGCGACGGGCCGCCCTCGCGGACGGGGGCTATCACGCGGAGGCCGCCAACGCCGCCCGCTACGCCAACCGCGACGAGCTGCGCTACTCGCTGCGCTCGCTGTACCTGTACGCCCCCTGGGTGCGCCACATCTATCTGGTGACCGACCGTCAGGTACCCGACTGGCTCGCCACCTCGCACCCGGGGGTCACCGTCGTCGACCACCACGACATCTTCGACGACCCCGGTGTGCTGCCCACCTTCAACTCCCATGCCATCGAGACCCGGCTGCACCACATCGACGGACTCGCCGAACACTTCCTCTACTTCAACGACGACGTCTTCCTCGGCTCACCGGTCACCCCGCAGGACTTCTTCCTCGCCAACGGCGTCTCGAAGTTCTTCCCCTCCCGCGCGCTGATCCCGCTGACCCCCGTGGGCCCCGGCGACGTCCCCGGATCGGCGGCGGGCAAGAACAACCGGGCCCTGCTGGAGGAGCGGTTCGGCACGGCCGTCACCCAGAAGATGAAGCACACCCCGCACGCCCTGCGCACCAGCGTCCTCGCCGAGATCGAGCGGGAGTTCCCGGAGGCGGTCCGCGCCACCACGGCCAGCCGGGTGCGGTCGGCCTCGGACATCTCCGTACCGTCCTCGCTCCACCACTATTACGCCTTCCTGACCGGACGCGCGGTCCCCGCCCAGCTGCGCCACGACTACGTCGACCTGGCCCAGCCGACCGTCCGCGCCCGGCTGGCCGGACTGCTGCGGACCCGCCACTGCCAGGCGTTCTGCCTCAACGACACGGTCTCCTCCGAACACGACCTCGAGGACCAGCCGGCCCTGGTCCGCGCCTTCCTCGACGCCTACTTCCCCCTCCCCAGCCCGTTGGAGCGGGCCGTCACCCGGCAGGAGACCCGGTACGGCCTCCGGGCGGGCGGACGGGGCGTATCGGCGGGCGCGGGCGCCGCCCGTACGTAG